The Bemisia tabaci chromosome 5, PGI_BMITA_v3 genome includes a window with the following:
- the LOC140224636 gene encoding uncharacterized protein, translating to MDNIKRDELRDIEKLKDTSNFQFWKFQVTIVLKAGNAYEILTGQSVKPAADGEDGKKDQKQLKEWQKGDALAQKVIVQTVERSVMIHLMNCDSAKAMWDVLLKLYERDDTEQRCQLLEEFFNAKYQKGTSIMSHVSTLENLYTRLNAIKGNVSEQMLITKIITTLPSHYSYFSAAWEATATESKTLVTLKSRLMAEENRHKSQKAEPEGLAFRAQVQKCYNCNRIGHRLKECRDKIVCNLCNKPNHVAKFCRNKNGSARDKTDNKNKGSYPPCGICKKTNHLEAQCFFRDKNESDEKNKRNKNGKPVLMANNLYDGDVKTWVIDSGATSHICRSREYFTEFVKCDHKIGVAKEGEFLIARGIGVIHFDRFILRDVYYIPEASRNLISISVITQQDGQVFFDKNEVTIKKDGKFVFKGTQDESGLFIANAEVCEPSEIKDEDMKGNAFLTSPALDWHAKMGHLGKNNMLKLVKMAEGINLTEKDEKIIVSRDVAFIKPSNNKLLDAENVCDPFEDLFKREESESEKSDENLSENEVEMHQDETEEEIHQNNANETEGEPLQNIQNETEEENLQKEQNEVATRAGRVTKQTQFYGDPVPSSCILLTFSDAVTGPDGRKWKTAIEDEINSLAENEVYKLVDEKEAKGAKVLSNRWVFRIKDNGQYKARLCVRGNEQKEDDFDYEEIFSPVTNESSIKIMFALALQYNYKILKFDVKCAFLYGNLEENVFMKIPEGYTKYKNKIFKLLKALYGLKQSPLQWFKRLTDFLAKCGLKQLKSDRCVFRNTKGTLWLAIHVDDGLVVYKNVDEKNHLVKAMQREFKLTLEENPTCYLNIKIEAKGDTLKLSQEAYANSIINSFNMSDCKPVSTPMEPGQMIERTGNSADDFPYRQAVGSLLYLSNKTRPDISFAVSYASRHMEKPEKNDIDIIKRILRYLRGTTGDGVMFERSTESELTLSAFCDASYADDLITRRSTSGYMVLLNDNPVSWASRRQPIVATSTTERAPMNWKRESRPIEKRMTSSHRQRLHESLRVGMLQFF from the coding sequence atggaTAACATCAAGCGCGATGAACTTAGAGACATTGAAAAACTGAAAGATAcgagtaattttcaattttggaaattCCAAGTTACAATTGTTTTGAAAGCCGGAAATGCGTACGAGATACTGACGGGACAAAGTGTGAAACCTGCAGCGGATGGAGAAGATGGAAAGAAGGACCAAAAACAACTCAAGGAATGGCAGAAAGGAGACGCTCTTGCACAAAAAGTGATCGTCCAAACGGTGGAGAGAAGTGTGATGATTCATCTCATGAACTGTGACAGCGCAAAAGCAATGTGGGATGTACTTTTGAAACTCTACGAACGAGATGACACCGAACAAAGATGCCAACTTCTGGAGGAATTTTTCAACGCTAAATATCAGAAAGGTACTTCCATCATGAGCCATGTGAGTACTCTGGAAAATCTCTACACAAGACTGAATGCTATTAAGGGAAACGTGTCTGAGCAAATGTTAATAACTAAAATTATAACAACCCTACCTAGTCATTACAGCTATTTTTCTGCAGCTTGGGAAGCCACAGCTACTGAGAGTAAAACTTTGGTAACTTTAAAATCACGACTCATGGCTGAGGAAAATCGTCACAAAAGCCAAAAGGCTGAACCTGAAGGCTTAGCTTTCAGAGCACAAGTGCAGAAATGTTACAATTGTAATCGAATAGGGCACCGTTTGAAAGAATGTAGGGATAAAATTGTCTGTAATCTATGTAACAAACCGaatcatgttgccaaattttgtagaaataaaAATGGCAGTGCGCGTGATAAAACTGATAACAAAAATAAAGGGTCTTATCCTCCTTGTGGAATTTGTAAGAAGACTAATCATCTAGAGGCACAATGTTTTTTTAGAGATAAGAATGAAAGTGatgagaaaaataagagaaataagAATGGTAAACCTGTGCTTATGGCAAACAATTTGTACGACGGTGACGTCAAAACATGGGTCATTGACTCCGGTGCTACGTCACATATCTGTCGTTCTAgagaatatttcactgaattcgTTAAGTGTGATCACAAAATTGGTGTTGCCAAAGAGGGCGAATTTTTGATCGCCAGAGGAATAGGAGTGATTCATTTTGATCGATTTATTTTACGTGATGTGTATTATATCCCTGAAGCGTCTAGAAATCTAATTTCCATAAGTGTAATAACCCAGCAGGATGGTCAGGTattctttgataaaaatgaagtaacAATTAAAAAAGATGGTAAGTTTGTATTTAAAGGTACTCAGGATGAATCAGGTCTCTTTATTGCAAATGCAGAGGTTTGTGAACCaagtgagattaaagatgaggATATGAAAGGTAACGCTTTCCTCACTAGCCCTGCATTAGATTGGCACGCAAAAATGGGGCATTTGGGTAAAAATAACATGTTAAAACTGGTAAAAATGGCCGAAGGCATTAATTTAAccgaaaaagacgaaaaaataataGTATCAAGAGACGTTGCATTTATAAAACCAAGTAACAATAAACTTTTGGATGCAGAAAATGTGTGTGATCCATTTGAGGATCTGTTTAAAAGAGAGGAGAGTGAATCAGAAAAATCAGACGAGAATCTCAGTGAGAATGAGGTGGAAATGCATCAAGATGAGACAGAGGAAGAGATTCATCAAAATAATGCAAACGAGACGGAGGGAGAGCctcttcaaaacattcaaaatgagacagaggaagaaaatcttcaaaaagAACAAAACGAAGTCGCAACACGTGCTGGACGTGTTACAAAACAAACTCAATTCTATGGAGATCCAGTACCGAGTAGTTGTATCCTTTTGACATTTTCCGACGCAGTAACTGGACCAGATGGTCGCAAATGGAAAACTGCTATCGAAGACGAAATAAATTCGTTGGCAGAAAACGAAGTCTACAAATTAGTGGACGAAAAAGAAGCAAAAGGGGCAAAAGTACTGTCTAATAGATGGGTATTTAGAATTAAAGATAATGGTCAATACAAAGCTCGTTTATGCGTTCGGGGAAATGAGCAAAAAGAAGACGACTTCGACTATGAAGAAATTTTTAGTCCCGTAACGAACGAAAGTTCAATAAAAATTATGTTTGCTTTAGCTCTCCAATACAATTATAAAATActgaaatttgatgtaaaatgtgCTTTCTTGTATGGAAATTTAGAGGAGaatgttttcatgaaaatacccGAAGGTTATACTAAGTAtaagaataaaattttcaaacttctgaAAGCACTTTATGGCCTCAAACAGTCGCCTTTACAATGGTTTAAAAGATTGACTGACTTTCTTGCGAAATGTGGATTAAAACAGCTGAAATCTGATAGGTGCGTTTTCAGAAATACTAAGGGCACACTTTGGCTCGCCATTCATGTTGACGATGGTCTGGTTGTGTATAAAAATGTTGATGAGAAAAATCATTTAGTAAAAGCCATGCAGAGAGAATTTAAGCTTACATTGGAGGAGAACCCTACGTGTTacttaaacataaaaatcgagGCCAAGGGCGATACATTAAAATTGTCACAGGAAGCGTATGCGAACTCAATCATAAATTCCTTTAACATGAGTGACTGTAAACCTGTTTCAACGCCGATGGAGCCCGGTCAGATGATAGAGAGAACCGGAAACTCCGCCGACGATTTCCCATACAGGCAAGCCGTTGGAAGTTTGCTTTATCTCAGTAACAAGACGCGTCCTGACATTTCTTTTGCTGTCAGCTACGCAAGTCGTCACATggagaagcctgagaaaaatgATATTGATATCATAAAACGAATACTGAGATACTTAAGGGGCACCACTGGGGATGGTGTCATGTTTGAACGGTCAACCGAATCTGAGTTAACTTTATCAGCATTCTGCGACGCCAGCTACGCTGACGATTTAATCACCCGGCGAAGCACCTCGGGATATATGGTACTTTTGAACGACAACCCAGTCAGCTGGGCATCCCGAAGGCAACCAATAGTTGCCACGTCAACCACAGAGA